The proteins below are encoded in one region of Casimicrobium huifangae:
- the uvrB gene encoding excinuclease ABC subunit UvrB, producing MRVTFPNSPYSLEQPYPPAGDQPTAIATLVDGIDSGLQYQTLLGVTGSGKTFTMANVIARTGRPAIVMAPNKTLAAQLYSEFREFFPDNAVEYFVSYYDYYQPEAYVPSRDLFIEKDSQINEHIEQMRLSATKSIMERPDCIIVASVSCIYGIGDPVDYHSMILHLREGDKMDQRAAIRRLTEMQYDRNDMDFARGRFRLRGEVLDIFPAEHAETAVRVTFFDDEIEQLQLFDPLTGHIKQKIGRFTVFPGSHYVAPRSNVLKAVDKIKEELRQQKQFFIDQMKLIEAQRIEQRTRFDLEMLAEIGFCKGIENYSRHMSGRQAGEPPPTLIDYLPRNSLMFIDESHVTVSQVGGMYHGDRSRKENLVNYGFRLPSALDNRPLKFEEFEKLMPQTIFVSATPQKYEQEHADQVAEQLVRPTGLVDPVLHVRPVATQVDDLLAEAHARADKGERVLVTTLTKRMAEDLTDYLNENGLKARYLHSDIDTVERVEIIRDLRLGEFDVLVGINLLREGLDIPEVSLVAILDADKEGFLRAERSLIQTIGRAARHINGTAILYADSITDSMKKAIGETERRRNKQMAFNQAHGIVPKGVEKAIKDLIDGVYDAEEEKRTAKDAKVKKEFAALDEKGREKTLKQLEKAMFDAAKNLEFEKAAELRDQLTKLKEEMFGVGHAGAG from the coding sequence ATGCGCGTCACCTTCCCGAACTCCCCTTACTCGCTAGAGCAGCCGTATCCACCCGCAGGCGACCAGCCCACGGCGATTGCTACGCTGGTGGACGGCATCGACTCGGGCTTGCAGTACCAGACGCTGCTTGGTGTGACCGGCTCCGGCAAGACCTTCACGATGGCGAACGTGATTGCGCGCACCGGGCGCCCGGCGATTGTGATGGCGCCGAACAAGACGCTGGCGGCGCAGCTCTACAGCGAGTTTCGCGAGTTCTTTCCCGACAACGCGGTCGAGTATTTCGTCAGTTACTACGACTACTACCAGCCCGAGGCGTACGTGCCGTCGCGCGATCTGTTCATCGAGAAAGACAGCCAGATCAACGAGCACATCGAGCAGATGCGGCTCTCGGCCACCAAGAGCATCATGGAGCGGCCGGACTGCATCATCGTGGCGTCGGTCTCCTGCATCTACGGCATCGGCGACCCGGTGGACTATCACTCAATGATCCTGCACCTGCGCGAGGGTGACAAGATGGACCAGCGCGCCGCGATCCGGCGCCTGACCGAGATGCAGTACGACCGCAACGACATGGACTTCGCCCGTGGCCGCTTCCGCCTGCGTGGCGAGGTGCTCGACATCTTCCCGGCCGAGCACGCCGAGACGGCGGTGCGCGTTACTTTCTTCGACGACGAGATCGAGCAGTTGCAACTGTTTGACCCGCTCACTGGGCATATCAAGCAGAAGATTGGCCGCTTCACGGTGTTCCCCGGCTCGCACTACGTGGCGCCGCGCTCGAACGTGCTCAAGGCGGTGGACAAGATCAAGGAGGAGCTGCGCCAGCAGAAGCAGTTTTTCATCGACCAGATGAAGCTGATTGAGGCGCAGCGTATCGAGCAGCGCACCCGGTTCGATCTCGAAATGCTGGCCGAGATTGGCTTCTGCAAGGGCATTGAGAACTACTCGCGGCACATGAGCGGGCGACAGGCGGGCGAGCCGCCGCCGACGCTGATTGATTACTTGCCGCGCAATTCGCTGATGTTCATCGACGAATCGCATGTGACGGTGAGCCAGGTGGGCGGCATGTATCACGGCGACCGTTCGCGCAAGGAAAACCTCGTCAACTACGGCTTCCGGCTGCCGAGCGCGCTGGACAACCGGCCACTCAAGTTCGAGGAATTCGAGAAGCTGATGCCGCAGACGATCTTCGTCTCGGCCACGCCGCAGAAGTACGAGCAGGAGCACGCCGATCAGGTGGCCGAGCAACTGGTGCGCCCAACCGGGCTGGTGGACCCGGTGCTGCACGTGCGTCCGGTGGCCACGCAGGTGGACGATCTGCTCGCCGAGGCGCACGCCCGCGCCGACAAGGGCGAGCGCGTGCTGGTGACCACGCTCACCAAGCGCATGGCCGAAGATCTGACCGATTACCTGAACGAAAATGGCCTCAAGGCGCGCTATCTGCACAGCGATATCGACACCGTGGAGCGGGTGGAGATCATCCGTGACCTGCGGCTGGGTGAGTTCGACGTGCTGGTGGGCATCAACCTGCTGCGCGAAGGGCTGGACATTCCTGAGGTGTCACTGGTCGCGATTCTCGATGCCGACAAGGAAGGCTTCCTGCGTGCCGAACGCAGCTTGATCCAGACCATCGGCCGTGCGGCACGGCACATCAATGGCACCGCGATCCTGTACGCCGACAGCATCACCGATTCGATGAAAAAGGCGATCGGTGAGACAGAGCGCCGTCGCAACAAGCAGATGGCGTTCAACCAGGCGCACGGCATCGTGCCCAAGGGCGTGGAAAAAGCGATCAAGGATCTTATCGACGGCGTTTATGACGCCGAAGAAGAGAAGCGCACCGCCAAGGATGCCAAGGTCAAGAAGGAGTTCGCTGCGCTCGACGAAAAGGGCCGCGAGAAGACGCTCAAGCAGCTCGAAAAGGCCATGTTCGACGCCGCCAAGAACCTCGAATTCGAAAAGGCCGCCGAACTACGCGACCAGCTCACCAAGCTGAAGGAAGAGATGTTTGGGGTGGGGCACGCAGGAGCGGGCTGA
- a CDS encoding MarC family protein, translating to MELAAYLKSFLGLLAIVDPFIAVPMFLALTPTATAQDRMRIARIAAIAVFCVLSVGLLGGGPVLDFFGISLSAFKVAGALLLLLSAVDSFNAAPGRQRQTPEEEAEAHSKHAVAVVPIATPLLAGPGAISMVIVFGQSHPGVKTLGQVAHLGMLLLVIAVVALITWLTLRAAQRVSVVLGITGMNVATRVGGLITAALAIEILASGLTGLFPGLKQ from the coding sequence ATGGAACTCGCCGCCTACCTGAAATCCTTCCTCGGCCTGCTGGCCATTGTGGACCCGTTCATTGCGGTGCCGATGTTCCTTGCACTCACGCCGACTGCCACCGCGCAGGATCGCATGCGCATTGCGCGCATTGCGGCGATTGCAGTGTTCTGTGTGCTGTCGGTGGGTTTGCTCGGCGGCGGGCCGGTGCTGGATTTCTTCGGTATTTCGCTCTCGGCCTTCAAAGTGGCGGGCGCACTGTTGCTGCTGCTGTCAGCGGTCGATAGCTTCAACGCGGCGCCGGGCCGGCAGCGGCAGACGCCGGAGGAGGAGGCCGAGGCGCACAGCAAGCATGCGGTGGCGGTGGTGCCGATCGCGACGCCGCTGCTGGCAGGGCCGGGCGCCATTTCAATGGTGATCGTGTTTGGCCAGTCGCATCCCGGCGTGAAGACGCTGGGGCAGGTGGCTCACCTTGGCATGCTGCTGCTGGTGATCGCGGTCGTCGCGCTGATCACCTGGCTCACGCTCAGGGCGGCGCAGCGCGTGTCCGTGGTGCTCGGCATCACAGGCATGAACGTCGCCACCCGCGTCGGCGGTTTGATCACTGCGGCGCTGGCGATCGAGATTCTGGCATCCGGGCTGACCGGGCTGTTTCCGGGGTTGAAGCAGTAG
- a CDS encoding TRAP transporter large permease, protein MDALVLLGSFAVLMILGVPVAYALGAAAIIGAWWIDIPIDAVMIQIAAGVNKFSLLAIPFFVLAGAIMAEGGMSRRLVNFASVLVGFIRGGLSLVNILASTFFGAISGSSVADTASIGSVLIPEMEKKGYPRDFSTAVTVSGSVQAILIPPSHNAVIYSLAAGGTVSISALFIAGVLPGLLLGLTLVVLCLYTAHKRNFPKGEVIPFKQAIKICIDALWGLMTMVIILGGILSGIFTATESAAIAVLWAFFVTMFIYRDYKWRDLPKLVHRTVKTVTIVMILIGFAAAFGYIMTLMQLPQQITTMFSTLSTDRYVLLMCMNIMMLILGTMMDMAPLILILTPILMPVVKSIGVDPVHFGMIMMVNLSIGLLTPPVGGLLFVGSAVGKISIEALVKALLPFFGALLLVLALVTYVPALSLWLPQLLLSK, encoded by the coding sequence ATGGACGCGCTGGTGCTGCTCGGCAGCTTTGCCGTGCTCATGATCCTTGGCGTGCCGGTTGCCTATGCGCTGGGCGCAGCGGCCATCATTGGCGCCTGGTGGATCGACATTCCGATCGACGCGGTGATGATCCAGATCGCCGCTGGCGTCAACAAATTCTCGCTGCTGGCCATCCCGTTCTTCGTGCTGGCCGGCGCCATCATGGCCGAGGGCGGCATGTCGCGACGGCTGGTGAACTTCGCCAGCGTGCTGGTCGGCTTCATCCGCGGCGGTTTGTCGCTGGTGAATATCCTCGCCTCAACCTTCTTCGGCGCGATCTCCGGCTCGTCGGTGGCAGACACCGCTTCGATCGGCTCGGTATTGATCCCCGAGATGGAGAAGAAGGGCTACCCGCGTGACTTCTCGACGGCGGTCACCGTCAGCGGCTCAGTGCAAGCCATCCTGATTCCGCCCAGTCATAACGCCGTAATCTATTCGCTGGCGGCTGGCGGCACGGTGTCAATCTCGGCGCTATTCATCGCCGGCGTGCTGCCGGGCCTGCTGCTTGGGCTTACGCTGGTGGTGCTGTGTCTCTACACCGCCCACAAGCGCAATTTCCCGAAGGGCGAAGTCATCCCGTTCAAACAGGCCATCAAGATTTGCATCGATGCGCTGTGGGGGCTGATGACGATGGTCATCATCCTCGGCGGCATCCTCTCCGGCATTTTCACCGCCACCGAATCGGCGGCAATTGCCGTGCTGTGGGCATTCTTTGTCACCATGTTCATCTATCGCGACTACAAGTGGCGCGACCTGCCAAAACTCGTACATCGCACGGTGAAAACCGTCACCATCGTGATGATCCTGATCGGCTTTGCTGCCGCCTTTGGTTACATCATGACGCTGATGCAACTACCGCAGCAGATCACCACGATGTTCTCGACGCTGTCGACGGATCGCTACGTGCTGCTGATGTGCATGAACATCATGATGCTGATTCTCGGCACCATGATGGACATGGCGCCGCTGATCCTGATCCTGACGCCGATCCTGATGCCAGTTGTGAAGTCCATTGGCGTCGATCCGGTGCACTTCGGCATGATCATGATGGTAAATCTGTCGATCGGCCTGCTGACGCCACCAGTGGGCGGCCTGCTGTTCGTTGGCAGCGCCGTCGGCAAAATTTCGATCGAAGCACTGGTGAAGGCGCTATTGCCATTCTTTGGTGCACTACTGCTGGTGCTGGCGCTGGTCACTTACGTGCCGGCACTGTCACTGTGGCTACCGCAATTGCTCTTGAGCAAATAG
- a CDS encoding TRAP transporter small permease: MREPILGAMDALYNICIWLAGAAIFFMSLIIPWGIFARYVLGSGSQWPEPISILLMVVFTFIGAAASYRAGSHIAVAMVTDRLPAGLQRFAALVVHVVMLSLAVFMVVYGAKLCMETWGQSIAELPWMPVGFSYLPVPVGGLFTLLFVLEHMTYGPQNNRAIVRFDHDIDHGEGAN; encoded by the coding sequence GTGAGGGAACCAATCTTGGGCGCGATGGACGCGCTCTACAACATCTGCATCTGGCTCGCCGGTGCAGCCATTTTTTTCATGTCGCTGATCATTCCGTGGGGCATTTTTGCCCGCTACGTACTGGGCAGCGGCTCGCAGTGGCCGGAGCCAATTTCGATCCTGCTGATGGTGGTGTTCACCTTCATCGGCGCGGCCGCAAGCTATCGTGCTGGCTCGCACATCGCCGTGGCGATGGTCACTGACCGCCTGCCGGCAGGCCTGCAACGCTTCGCCGCACTGGTGGTGCATGTCGTGATGCTGTCGCTGGCGGTTTTCATGGTGGTGTACGGCGCCAAGCTCTGCATGGAAACCTGGGGGCAAAGCATCGCTGAGCTACCTTGGATGCCAGTTGGCTTCAGCTACCTGCCAGTCCCGGTTGGTGGCCTGTTCACCCTGCTATTCGTTCTCGAACACATGACCTACGGCCCGCAAAACAATCGCGCCATCGTGCGCTTCGATCACGATATCGACCACGGCGAAGGAGCGAACTGA